A single region of the Phycisphaerae bacterium genome encodes:
- a CDS encoding class D beta-lactamase, which produces MKIWFVFSAITSSVCVLAMDSKPPTVTPDPSVERAAVAGLRRIDFKSHFGRFEGCFVLKSLDDEWTLRYNDDRCARRFAPCSTFKIMTSLIGLETGVLTGPEHAMKWDGTPQSRKVCEADQTLATAIRDSVVWYFQRVVEAIGEERMQKYLDECEYGNRDQSGGLTKFWIQSSLEISANEQLRFLERLYRNELSFGTKTVQTVKRLFEYRQSDDWILSGKTGTGGGAGKSDKTILGWYVGHVRRGDRNYVFATNISGDDAMGLKARGITADILRDLGLIEFSGSFE; this is translated from the coding sequence ATGAAGATCTGGTTCGTATTTTCCGCAATTACTTCATCTGTTTGTGTTCTGGCCATGGATTCGAAGCCGCCGACGGTTACTCCCGACCCGTCTGTGGAGCGTGCGGCGGTGGCCGGACTGCGGCGGATCGACTTCAAGTCGCATTTCGGGCGCTTTGAGGGATGCTTTGTTCTGAAGAGCCTCGATGACGAGTGGACGCTCCGATACAACGACGATCGGTGTGCCAGGCGTTTCGCACCCTGCTCGACGTTCAAGATCATGACTTCTCTCATAGGGTTGGAGACCGGCGTGCTGACGGGGCCTGAGCACGCGATGAAATGGGACGGCACGCCCCAGAGCCGCAAGGTCTGTGAGGCGGATCAGACGCTCGCCACTGCGATTCGCGATTCAGTGGTGTGGTACTTCCAACGGGTGGTTGAAGCGATCGGTGAGGAAAGAATGCAGAAGTACCTCGATGAATGTGAGTACGGCAATCGCGACCAGAGCGGCGGCCTGACGAAATTCTGGATTCAGTCTTCCCTCGAAATATCGGCAAATGAGCAGCTTCGCTTTCTGGAGCGGCTTTACAGGAACGAGTTGTCGTTCGGGACGAAGACAGTGCAGACAGTCAAGCGGCTCTTTGAATATCGCCAAAGCGACGACTGGATTCTGAGTGGGAAGACCGGAACCGGAGGAGGTGCAGGCAAGTCGGACAAGACAATTCTCGGCTGGTACGTTGGGCACGTTCGGCGGGGCGACCGCAACTATGTGTTTGCGACAAATATCTCGGGCGACGATGCCATGGGGCTAAAAGCGAGAGGCATTACCGCGGACATTCTGCGCGACCTGGGTCTCATTGAGTTCAGCGGTTCATTCGAATGA
- a CDS encoding NAD+ synthase: MIVALAQINPLVGDLAGNSRKILDFVRQAQSGGATAVLFPELSICGYPPKDLLLKESFIDAGIAAVHAIASEIGACIDVFVGCVDRSESRIGRPICNSLWQLRDGAVIGRFHKSLLPTYDVFDEHRYFEPSDHAGIAELRGRDGAVLAGITICEDLWTGSDLFGRSLYRRAPVDEFAGRGIDLILNASASPYVVNKQKFREHLMAGHARAKGLPLLLAAQVGGNDELVFDGASMAFDGTGKLIARARAFAEDLLFVDIARPELNRIEPYPDPIASVWDALVLGTRDYVRKCGFREVVIGLSGGIDSAVTAAIATEALGSGCVHGVAMPSRYSSEHSVKDSEDLAANLAIDFRIVPIGRIHDMFDEQLVRLFVGRKPDTAEENVQARIRGAILMALSNKFEWLLLTTGNKSEIAVGYCTLYGDMCGGLAALSDVPKTMVYQLANHANTRAGRDIIPRSSITKPPSAELRPDQTDQDSLPPYDLLDSILHAHVELDRSGAEIVASGIDESVVTYVLRLVARNEYKRQQLATGLKVTSRAFGAGRRMPIAAKLI, encoded by the coding sequence ATGATCGTCGCGCTTGCACAGATCAATCCGCTGGTTGGCGACCTCGCCGGCAACTCCCGCAAGATTCTCGATTTCGTGCGCCAGGCGCAGTCGGGCGGCGCCACGGCTGTCCTGTTTCCTGAGTTGTCGATCTGCGGCTATCCGCCGAAGGACCTCCTATTGAAGGAGAGTTTCATCGATGCCGGCATCGCGGCAGTGCACGCGATTGCCTCAGAGATCGGAGCGTGTATCGACGTTTTTGTGGGGTGTGTCGATCGGAGTGAATCTCGCATCGGCCGGCCGATCTGTAACTCCCTGTGGCAACTGCGCGACGGCGCGGTGATCGGACGGTTTCATAAGTCGCTTCTGCCGACGTACGACGTGTTTGACGAACACCGCTATTTCGAGCCATCAGACCATGCTGGTATCGCCGAGCTGCGCGGCAGGGATGGTGCGGTGCTGGCGGGCATTACGATATGCGAAGATCTCTGGACGGGATCTGATCTTTTCGGTCGGTCACTGTACCGGCGCGCTCCGGTGGATGAATTTGCTGGGCGCGGGATTGACCTGATCCTGAACGCATCTGCATCGCCTTATGTGGTGAATAAGCAGAAGTTTCGTGAACACTTGATGGCCGGGCATGCGCGTGCCAAGGGATTGCCACTGCTGCTGGCGGCGCAGGTGGGTGGCAACGACGAACTGGTGTTCGACGGTGCGAGCATGGCATTTGACGGCACGGGGAAACTGATCGCGCGAGCCAGGGCTTTCGCCGAGGATCTGTTGTTTGTTGATATCGCCCGTCCGGAGTTGAATCGAATCGAGCCCTATCCCGATCCGATCGCGTCGGTTTGGGATGCACTGGTATTGGGAACCCGTGACTACGTCAGGAAATGCGGATTTCGCGAGGTGGTGATCGGGCTTTCAGGCGGCATCGATTCGGCGGTCACGGCGGCGATTGCGACGGAGGCGCTGGGCTCTGGTTGCGTGCATGGCGTTGCCATGCCGTCGCGTTACAGCAGCGAACACAGCGTGAAGGACTCGGAAGACCTTGCTGCGAATCTGGCTATCGATTTTCGCATCGTTCCGATCGGGCGAATCCACGACATGTTTGATGAGCAGCTTGTGCGATTGTTCGTGGGGCGGAAGCCTGACACCGCAGAAGAAAATGTGCAGGCGAGAATTCGTGGCGCGATTCTCATGGCACTGTCGAATAAATTTGAGTGGCTGCTGCTTACGACCGGCAACAAGAGTGAGATCGCGGTGGGCTACTGCACGCTCTATGGCGATATGTGTGGGGGACTGGCCGCACTCTCTGATGTGCCGAAGACGATGGTGTACCAACTCGCGAACCATGCGAACACGCGGGCGGGGCGCGACATCATTCCTCGCTCGTCGATTACGAAGCCGCCATCCGCGGAATTGCGGCCGGATCAGACCGATCAGGACTCTCTGCCGCCCTATGATCTGCTCGATTCAATTCTGCATGCCCATGTGGAGTTGGATCGATCTGGAGCGGAAATTGTCGCTTCGGGCATTGACGAGTCTGTTGTGACTTATGTACTACGATTGGTTGCGCGAAATGAATACAAGCGCCAACAACTTGCGACCGGGTTGAAGGTTACGAGTCGGGCGTTTGGGGCGGGACGTCGCATGCCGATTGCAGCAAAGCTCATATAG
- a CDS encoding ABC transporter permease — MSDRPSNPTAENSTEPGPIVRAVEYVGGLTDSQIKKTIDVVAFIGGATALCGSTLAWIHRMVFRRDARIGLDHIYTQMVRVGIKSIPIIFLVEIFIGIILCLQMAPTLKWYGQLERVADIVAVAMFRELGPLLAGIVLSGFAGASIAAELGTMVEGEEIKALRATALNPIRFLVVPRFLATVIMLTLLTVLADVIGVLGGFLTSVFILDLSADQYISYTRAAVLPRDFLGGIFKAGVFGAMIALIACHEGLNVRGGAAGVGQATTNTVVKSIVALITADVIFTALFYAFGI, encoded by the coding sequence ATGAGTGATCGGCCTTCCAATCCGACCGCGGAAAACTCGACTGAACCCGGACCGATCGTGCGCGCGGTGGAGTATGTCGGTGGATTGACCGACAGTCAGATCAAAAAGACAATCGATGTCGTTGCATTTATCGGGGGAGCGACTGCGCTTTGCGGCAGCACGCTGGCGTGGATCCACCGCATGGTGTTCCGCCGTGACGCGCGGATCGGACTGGACCATATCTACACTCAAATGGTGCGGGTCGGCATCAAGAGCATCCCAATTATTTTTCTGGTTGAGATATTCATCGGGATCATCCTGTGTCTTCAGATGGCGCCGACATTGAAATGGTATGGTCAGTTGGAGCGCGTCGCGGATATCGTCGCGGTGGCGATGTTCCGAGAATTGGGCCCGCTGCTCGCGGGCATCGTGCTTTCAGGGTTTGCCGGTGCAAGCATCGCGGCTGAGTTGGGGACGATGGTTGAAGGCGAGGAAATCAAGGCGCTGCGTGCGACGGCGTTGAATCCAATTCGGTTTCTTGTCGTGCCAAGATTTCTGGCGACGGTCATCATGCTGACGCTGCTCACGGTATTGGCGGATGTCATCGGCGTGCTGGGCGGATTCCTGACGTCGGTTTTCATCCTTGATTTGTCCGCGGACCAGTACATCAGCTACACCCGGGCCGCGGTGCTGCCGAGGGATTTTCTGGGCGGGATCTTCAAGGCGGGCGTATTTGGCGCGATGATCGCGCTGATCGCCTGTCATGAGGGATTGAACGTGCGAGGCGGCGCGGCAGGTGTCGGGCAGGCGACGACGAACACGGTTGTCAAGTCGATCGTCGCGTTGATCACGGCCGATGTGATATTCACCGCGCTGTTCTACGCATTCGGGATCTGA